The following proteins are encoded in a genomic region of Leptolyngbya sp. 'hensonii':
- a CDS encoding pentapeptide repeat-containing protein produces the protein MQLPFLVRRWAAWTLEVSLVTATAILPFSIGGQINHSFPGATVPLNPILATVEETTARALGIPKQDMERAVTPLTNLLWTGALAAPLVLSGVHLYLLTRTGKTPLKRLFGVRVVTPSGAPPGLAQVLFREGVGRWGLPLGIAYLIWRYMGAFPDLAILAGLASFLLAGEHLLARLDGRRRALHDRLSGTFVIDTVTPYSNDFRHFRFFERGADAATWQPVGEWSNEDEAIAAIVLTPEPKWGRPGIWVWMRQHPGLTLLTLFLSGMGMILGTFVGTQVYIQSQTNQREFKQQDNEVFLTLVNRLAAKPETPDDRQSAVLALGKLNDPRALPFLADLLSQAETPLMIDAIQQSLVSKGAEALPPLHKLNLALKTDLESLKRGGDRQERTLAALRQRATQRAIAKILTIYSGQVHGSDLNRIDLGQTGSGSTQFTLVLDRIDLSGIQLRGADMSRASLQRARFYGPGADGYWGTFDDWIADLSDANLKGVDLTGAFLSKVPLERANLLQATLNQANLSKARMNRVNLSSARLIRTNLQQAQLSDASFTGADLGEANLVQANLQRARLGQTNALGATLRDANLTESDWRKADLSGADLSGANLRDANLSEAQLSGANLSFAQLQNVNFRRADLSMVDLRGANLDGADFQGATFILLTATSPDQFIKLAPVPNPSGAFRGVNFSRAKNLSPEQLSYICAQGGQHPRCPVMKVSEN, from the coding sequence TTGCAACTGCCTTTCCTGGTTCGGCGCTGGGCTGCCTGGACCCTTGAAGTTTCTCTGGTAACGGCTACAGCCATCCTGCCTTTCAGCATTGGGGGGCAGATTAACCATTCCTTCCCAGGCGCAACGGTTCCCCTCAATCCAATTCTGGCAACGGTAGAAGAAACCACAGCCCGGGCCTTAGGCATTCCCAAACAGGATATGGAACGAGCGGTTACTCCCCTGACCAATCTACTGTGGACGGGGGCCTTAGCTGCACCGCTGGTCCTGTCTGGGGTTCATCTCTATCTTTTGACCCGGACCGGTAAAACTCCTCTGAAGCGTTTATTTGGGGTGCGGGTGGTAACGCCCTCTGGAGCCCCGCCTGGTCTGGCTCAGGTTTTATTTCGGGAAGGGGTGGGTCGCTGGGGGCTGCCCCTGGGAATCGCTTATCTGATCTGGCGCTATATGGGAGCTTTTCCCGATCTGGCCATTTTGGCTGGTCTGGCCTCGTTCTTGCTGGCTGGAGAGCATTTGCTGGCGCGCCTAGATGGACGACGACGGGCCTTGCACGATCGTCTGTCTGGTACCTTCGTGATTGATACGGTAACCCCCTATTCCAATGATTTCCGTCATTTCCGCTTCTTTGAGCGGGGTGCCGATGCTGCAACCTGGCAGCCAGTTGGGGAGTGGAGCAATGAAGATGAAGCAATTGCCGCGATCGTGCTTACCCCTGAGCCCAAGTGGGGACGGCCAGGCATTTGGGTCTGGATGCGTCAGCACCCTGGGCTGACCCTCCTGACTCTGTTCCTGTCGGGCATGGGCATGATTCTGGGAACTTTTGTGGGTACGCAAGTCTACATTCAAAGTCAGACCAATCAGCGCGAGTTTAAGCAACAAGATAATGAGGTATTTCTCACCCTGGTCAACCGACTGGCCGCAAAACCCGAAACTCCCGACGATCGTCAGAGTGCGGTGCTGGCCCTGGGGAAGTTGAATGATCCCCGGGCACTCCCTTTCCTGGCTGACCTGCTGAGTCAGGCAGAGACCCCGCTCATGATTGATGCCATTCAGCAATCCCTGGTCAGTAAGGGAGCGGAAGCGCTTCCACCGCTCCACAAACTGAACTTGGCACTTAAGACCGATCTGGAATCCTTAAAGCGAGGCGGAGATCGTCAGGAACGCACCCTGGCGGCGCTGCGACAACGGGCAACCCAGCGGGCGATCGCGAAGATTCTGACTATTTATAGTGGCCAGGTCCATGGGAGTGATCTCAATCGGATTGACCTCGGCCAAACGGGTTCTGGGTCTACCCAATTCACCCTGGTCCTGGACCGAATAGACCTCTCCGGCATCCAACTCAGGGGAGCAGATATGAGTCGGGCCAGCCTGCAAAGAGCCCGTTTCTACGGTCCTGGGGCTGATGGGTACTGGGGCACCTTCGATGACTGGATTGCGGATCTGAGTGATGCAAATCTGAAGGGAGTGGACCTGACGGGTGCCTTTCTGAGCAAGGTGCCCCTGGAACGGGCTAATTTATTGCAGGCGACCCTCAATCAGGCCAATTTGTCCAAAGCTCGGATGAATCGGGTGAATTTAAGCAGTGCCCGACTGATTCGTACCAATCTACAACAGGCCCAGCTCAGCGATGCCAGCTTCACCGGGGCTGATCTGGGAGAGGCCAATCTGGTGCAGGCTAATTTGCAGCGGGCTCGTCTTGGCCAGACTAATGCCCTGGGAGCAACGTTGCGGGATGCCAACCTGACTGAATCAGATTGGAGAAAGGCGGATCTATCCGGTGCCGATTTGAGTGGAGCCAATCTCCGGGATGCGAATCTGAGTGAGGCCCAACTGTCAGGGGCTAACCTGAGTTTTGCCCAGTTGCAGAATGTCAATTTTCGCAGGGCTGACCTGAGCATGGTCGATCTGCGGGGGGCCAATCTGGATGGGGCAGATTTTCAGGGAGCCACCTTCATTTTGCTCACAGCGACCTCCCCGGATCAGTTTATTAAGCTGGCCCCCGTGCCTAACCCATCGGGTGCATTTAGAGGCGTCAATTTTTCCAGAGCTAAAAATCTGAGCCCGGAGCAATTGAGCTACATCTGTGCCCAGGGTGGGCAACATCCCAGGTGCCCCGTGATGAAGGTGTCAGAAAATTAA
- a CDS encoding DUF1824 family protein, whose protein sequence is MQLSSDLTLPDAHRILKQFDCTDARSADTLPESVVVKQALQTVTRACDYQIFGVCAETTQAGYRALQTYLEAMGYPSTFDQTAVEGPAYIKFNGKTGACYAEPYEGRHRGVVVSCQSAFADGLNETYGHLPLNLFGA, encoded by the coding sequence ATGCAACTTTCCTCTGATTTGACCCTTCCAGACGCTCATCGCATTTTGAAGCAATTTGATTGTACTGACGCCCGATCGGCAGATACCCTGCCAGAGTCTGTCGTCGTCAAGCAGGCACTCCAGACGGTAACCCGGGCCTGTGACTATCAGATTTTCGGGGTGTGTGCCGAAACGACGCAGGCAGGTTACCGGGCTTTGCAGACTTACCTGGAGGCAATGGGATATCCATCCACATTTGACCAGACTGCAGTAGAGGGGCCAGCTTATATCAAATTCAATGGCAAAACGGGGGCATGCTATGCCGAACCCTATGAGGGTAGGCATCGGGGGGTCGTGGTGTCTTGCCAGTCGGCCTTTGCCGATGGTCTGAACGAGACCTATGGTCATTTACCTCTGAATCTGTTTGGAGCATGA
- a CDS encoding transglutaminaseTgpA domain-containing protein, with translation MSNASGTQQQPSNTGFRGWRPWENLPLPEPEDSVLLRVLTQALVIVGIIATDVAAGGIGGWQITSYWSVPFSIVGASWSWYRRRKRNIATKFMLAIGMLLTLAAFFSRLFGELNDPRLALAQLLIQLQVLHSFDLPRRKDLGYSMVIGLILIGVAGTLSETLAFGPMLLLFITIALPVLVLDYRSRLGLVLRGLKIPTADLSPRRLGVFWVAIVGLGLVVFTLMPRFPGYQLRTFPVSPPANLQQQRTDLSRITNPGYPSRGGNEPGTGQGQGDPQAGQGTGQGTLNPDHYYGFNNQINQNLRGELKPKVVMRVRSQAEGFWRVMAFDRYTGQGWEVSRSDRSSPIRRPSWTYQFFLPIMNLTGRTREVVQTYTIVSEEFPNIIPALYQPKELYFFTDEIGVDAEGGLRSPLAVTEGATYTVISEVPFRNRTVLGKAPKVYPVNIRKYYLQLPPTIAPRVQQRTEEILATAPNILKDPYEKALYLAQYLKQNYQILPELPFWGFNEDMVESFLFLYKGGYPDHFSTALTVMLRSVGIPARLTTGFLPGQFNPFTGLYIVKNTDAFAMTEVYFPKQGWFAFDPIPGHELYPPSVEESQTFTVLQKFWQWVAGWLPSPVTSFLNRFFSIIFGPIVAIVAWFISLITQGWFGLFAALLIGVGLAFLLWLAWNAWRAWRYQLWLARLPAMESLYRQMLDWLGDRGLRRQPTQTPFEYAQQVRTQQPPEASAIIDEISDAYVRWRYGAQAVDTQHLQQQFLNLRQRSSAASRFRRRSPRNS, from the coding sequence ATGTCTAATGCTTCTGGTACACAGCAACAGCCCAGTAACACAGGTTTTCGTGGGTGGCGACCTTGGGAAAATCTTCCTTTGCCGGAGCCAGAGGATTCAGTTTTATTACGGGTGCTGACGCAGGCTCTGGTTATTGTAGGGATCATTGCTACAGATGTGGCCGCTGGCGGGATTGGGGGATGGCAGATTACCAGTTATTGGTCAGTCCCCTTCAGTATTGTGGGGGCAAGCTGGAGCTGGTATCGGCGACGTAAGCGGAATATTGCAACTAAATTCATGCTGGCGATCGGGATGTTGCTTACCCTGGCGGCTTTTTTCAGTCGCCTGTTTGGTGAACTCAATGATCCCCGGCTGGCACTGGCCCAGTTGCTGATTCAACTCCAGGTCCTACATAGCTTCGACTTGCCCCGACGCAAAGATCTGGGGTACTCCATGGTCATCGGGCTGATTTTGATTGGCGTCGCCGGGACCCTGAGTGAGACCCTGGCTTTTGGACCGATGCTACTCCTGTTTATTACGATCGCCCTGCCCGTGCTGGTGCTGGATTATCGGTCCCGTCTGGGTCTGGTGTTGCGGGGTCTGAAAATACCCACCGCAGATCTGTCTCCCCGCAGGCTGGGGGTATTTTGGGTAGCGATCGTCGGCCTAGGTCTGGTCGTCTTCACCCTGATGCCCCGGTTTCCGGGATATCAGCTGCGGACTTTTCCCGTCAGTCCACCCGCAAATCTGCAACAACAACGTACCGATCTGAGCCGAATTACCAATCCGGGTTATCCCTCCCGAGGCGGCAATGAACCCGGAACGGGTCAGGGTCAGGGAGATCCCCAGGCAGGTCAGGGAACGGGCCAGGGGACGTTGAACCCAGATCATTACTATGGATTTAATAACCAGATTAATCAGAACCTCCGAGGAGAGTTAAAACCCAAGGTGGTGATGCGCGTTCGTTCCCAGGCAGAGGGGTTCTGGCGGGTCATGGCCTTCGATCGCTATACGGGCCAGGGTTGGGAGGTCTCTCGCAGCGATCGATCTTCCCCCATTCGGCGACCGAGTTGGACCTACCAGTTCTTTCTGCCGATTATGAATTTGACTGGCCGGACGCGAGAAGTGGTCCAGACCTACACGATCGTGTCTGAGGAGTTTCCCAACATCATTCCAGCTTTGTATCAGCCGAAGGAACTCTATTTCTTTACAGACGAGATTGGGGTTGATGCGGAAGGAGGGCTGCGATCTCCACTGGCAGTCACGGAAGGAGCCACCTATACGGTGATCTCGGAAGTTCCTTTCCGGAATCGGACAGTACTGGGTAAAGCTCCCAAGGTCTATCCAGTTAACATTCGCAAATATTATCTGCAACTTCCACCGACTATTGCGCCCCGAGTTCAACAGCGCACAGAGGAGATCCTGGCCACAGCCCCCAATATCTTGAAAGATCCCTATGAGAAGGCGCTGTACCTGGCCCAATATCTGAAGCAGAATTATCAGATTCTACCGGAATTGCCTTTCTGGGGATTTAACGAGGATATGGTGGAATCCTTCCTTTTCCTGTATAAGGGGGGCTATCCTGATCACTTCTCCACGGCTCTGACGGTGATGTTGCGTTCGGTCGGGATTCCGGCTCGACTGACGACAGGATTTTTGCCAGGACAATTTAACCCCTTCACAGGGCTTTACATTGTCAAGAATACAGACGCTTTTGCGATGACGGAAGTGTACTTCCCAAAGCAGGGCTGGTTTGCCTTTGACCCCATCCCTGGCCATGAGTTATACCCCCCTTCGGTAGAAGAAAGTCAGACTTTCACCGTTCTACAGAAGTTCTGGCAGTGGGTCGCTGGCTGGTTACCCTCTCCTGTCACCAGCTTTCTGAATCGCTTCTTCAGCATTATTTTCGGGCCCATTGTCGCGATTGTGGCCTGGTTCATTAGTCTGATTACCCAGGGCTGGTTTGGCCTCTTCGCAGCCCTGCTCATTGGGGTCGGACTGGCCTTTCTGCTCTGGTTGGCCTGGAATGCCTGGCGGGCCTGGCGATATCAGCTCTGGCTGGCCAGACTTCCCGCAATGGAAAGTCTTTACCGTCAGATGCTGGACTGGTTGGGCGATCGGGGGCTGCGTCGTCAGCCCACCCAAACCCCCTTTGAATATGCCCAACAGGTGCGGACCCAACAGCCCCCGGAGGCTTCCGCGATCATTGATGAGATTTCTGATGCGTATGTGCGCTGGCGCTACGGGGCTCAAGCTGTAGATACCCAACATTTACAACAACAGTTCTTGAATTTGCGCCAGAGATCGTCAGCCGCAAGCCGATTCCGGCGCAGAAGTCCCAGAAATTCTTGA
- the hetZ gene encoding heterocyst differentiation protein HetZ gives MEAIFQLLFNELKQSTKATEKSCRMVAERLASEVSRICSESKRIQDSGQVDSWAVTLARHRLKQCLTYYKLGSRRGRVELHSTLSAVVYRYITPPHVQSSYQARLTLIEDFLQGFYIEALNAFRREAQLTADYTPKTLLDLAEYMAFSERYAKRRIPLPGRRNQQLIILRAQTFSQQQPAEIFVDIEQAAEGSGSEPDHIWNAASLQRVREQMVAQDLEPAEDSLRHNVVADLMAYLEERQQNDCADYFALRLQDLSANEIEAVLGLTPRQRDYLQQRFKYHLVRFALSHRWELVHQWLEADLDHNLGLTSHQWQTFQARISQQQLSLLRMKQQGVPDLAIAQDLGFTTTQVQKQWSKLLEQAWEIRNGAMSGSGISTDE, from the coding sequence GTGGAGGCAATTTTTCAACTGCTGTTCAACGAACTTAAACAATCCACTAAAGCGACTGAAAAAAGCTGCCGGATGGTTGCAGAGCGTTTGGCTAGTGAAGTCAGTCGGATTTGTTCGGAAAGTAAACGGATCCAAGATTCTGGCCAGGTCGATTCCTGGGCGGTCACTTTGGCACGTCATCGCCTCAAACAATGTCTGACTTACTATAAATTGGGCTCCCGTCGAGGACGGGTCGAGCTTCACAGTACCCTGAGTGCAGTTGTGTACCGTTACATTACCCCGCCCCATGTTCAGTCTAGCTATCAGGCCCGCTTAACCCTGATTGAGGATTTCCTGCAAGGATTTTATATTGAGGCTCTGAATGCGTTCCGCCGGGAAGCCCAACTTACGGCAGACTATACCCCTAAAACTCTCCTGGATCTGGCGGAGTATATGGCTTTCTCGGAACGTTATGCCAAACGTCGTATCCCCCTGCCAGGACGTCGTAATCAACAGTTGATTATCCTTCGGGCACAGACATTTTCCCAACAGCAACCCGCAGAGATTTTTGTGGATATTGAGCAGGCTGCTGAAGGATCGGGGTCTGAACCGGATCACATTTGGAATGCAGCTTCTTTGCAACGGGTGCGGGAACAGATGGTTGCCCAAGATCTGGAGCCAGCCGAGGACTCTTTACGCCATAATGTCGTGGCAGATTTGATGGCTTATCTGGAAGAGCGGCAGCAAAATGACTGTGCAGATTATTTTGCGCTACGTTTGCAGGATTTGTCTGCTAATGAGATTGAAGCGGTACTGGGCCTAACTCCCCGCCAGCGGGATTATTTGCAACAGCGATTCAAGTATCACCTAGTGCGCTTTGCACTGTCCCACCGATGGGAATTGGTGCATCAGTGGCTGGAGGCTGATCTGGATCACAATCTGGGGCTGACCTCTCACCAGTGGCAAACGTTCCAGGCTCGCATCAGCCAGCAGCAGTTGAGTCTCTTGCGGATGAAACAGCAGGGCGTGCCCGATCTTGCGATCGCGCAGGATTTGGGCTTCACCACGACTCAGGTCCAGAAGCAGTGGTCCAAACTGCTGGAGCAAGCCTGGGAAATTCGTAATGGTGCAATGTCCGGATCAGGTATTTCTACAGATGAATAG
- a CDS encoding helix-turn-helix domain-containing protein, with amino-acid sequence MTAKKLSESDKENILKLYRLPGETTATLASRYDVSTSTISRILKHGIPDLEYETLIQQKRGLRLQGDQPQPMLEIADQMDGSDSENRAAEVVQPALPFSESLSTTEPNSPQRRQRRRSAVPVEAEPTPHLEPVILASVNQVEATDAAGSMDDVYSEGIQALQEIIREDLLDREPELEDLDEDLDEDLDDDEDLDDDLDDDEDLEDGDPLEDDLLAVDFSPLQAKSFVQVLPLSEASVPKIFYLVVDRGSELITRPLKDFAVLGQFPDGEVQERILPIFDNHRVARRFSRKTQRVIKVPDGKMLQKVSSYLQAKGITRLLIDGQVYSL; translated from the coding sequence ATGACTGCCAAAAAGCTATCTGAGTCTGATAAAGAGAATATTCTGAAGCTCTATCGGTTGCCAGGGGAAACGACTGCAACACTGGCAAGTCGCTATGATGTCAGCACCAGTACGATTAGCCGCATCCTTAAGCATGGAATTCCAGATCTTGAGTATGAAACTTTAATTCAGCAGAAACGGGGGTTGCGACTGCAGGGAGATCAGCCGCAACCGATGCTGGAAATAGCAGACCAGATGGATGGTTCAGACTCAGAGAATAGGGCTGCAGAAGTTGTGCAGCCTGCTTTGCCTTTTTCAGAATCTTTATCTACGACAGAACCCAATTCCCCTCAGCGGCGGCAACGCCGTCGTTCTGCAGTCCCTGTGGAAGCTGAACCAACTCCCCATCTGGAGCCTGTGATTCTGGCTTCAGTGAATCAGGTGGAGGCAACTGATGCAGCAGGTTCTATGGACGATGTTTACAGCGAGGGAATTCAGGCGTTACAGGAGATTATTCGAGAAGACCTGCTCGATCGGGAGCCGGAGTTAGAAGATTTGGATGAGGACCTGGACGAGGACCTGGACGATGATGAGGACCTGGACGATGATCTGGACGACGATGAGGACCTGGAGGATGGAGATCCCCTGGAGGATGATCTTCTAGCAGTGGATTTTTCTCCCCTCCAGGCCAAATCCTTTGTTCAGGTATTACCTCTATCAGAGGCCTCTGTGCCCAAGATTTTTTATCTGGTGGTCGATCGGGGCTCTGAGCTGATTACCCGTCCTTTGAAGGATTTTGCGGTTCTGGGGCAGTTTCCAGACGGGGAAGTTCAGGAGAGAATTCTGCCCATCTTTGACAATCATCGCGTGGCTCGCCGGTTCTCCCGGAAAACGCAGCGGGTGATTAAGGTACCCGATGGCAAAATGCTTCAGAAGGTCAGTTCCTATTTACAAGCTAAAGGAATTACCCGGCTTCTGATTGATGGTCAGGTTTATTCGTTATAA
- a CDS encoding Npun_F0813 family protein: MFILKRQDVEITSVQHPNREQQIPILQYQGQTFRLISVFSSSQEDDAKAFWRDLTDNRGKACVLLEEPERYSVWGKVRLDQLASEAQAGTDGTAPALTQASLLILQAVYVDIEDYLGAKQAGLFQKDISDVFKQWRFPQADSPDGVNHLLTMDPLNAPRLPAWDEHHLNTLLQELHKLGKRYFGNASFTERVLESLQDMGASERKQFMDWLGQSPNSKFWR, encoded by the coding sequence ATGTTTATTCTAAAGCGACAGGATGTTGAGATTACCAGTGTGCAGCACCCAAATCGGGAGCAGCAGATTCCTATCCTTCAGTACCAGGGGCAGACCTTTCGCCTGATCAGCGTTTTTAGTTCCAGTCAGGAGGATGATGCAAAGGCTTTCTGGCGAGATCTGACCGATAACCGGGGGAAAGCCTGTGTCCTGTTAGAAGAGCCTGAACGCTATAGTGTTTGGGGGAAAGTCCGCTTAGATCAGCTAGCCAGCGAAGCTCAGGCAGGCACAGATGGAACAGCCCCGGCTCTGACCCAGGCCAGCTTGCTCATCCTCCAAGCTGTTTATGTCGATATTGAAGATTATTTAGGAGCAAAGCAGGCCGGGTTGTTTCAGAAAGATATCAGTGATGTCTTTAAACAGTGGCGCTTTCCCCAGGCTGATTCTCCCGATGGCGTCAACCATCTCCTGACGATGGACCCCTTAAATGCTCCCCGCCTGCCTGCCTGGGATGAGCACCATCTCAATACCCTCTTGCAAGAATTGCATAAGCTGGGCAAGCGTTATTTTGGGAATGCCAGCTTTACTGAGCGCGTGCTGGAGTCCCTCCAGGATATGGGTGCTTCCGAGCGCAAGCAGTTTATGGATTGGTTGGGCCAATCTCCTAACAGTAAGTTCTGGCGATGA
- a CDS encoding Crp/Fnr family transcriptional regulator: MTYSLFHSPSPESVSQSTDPRQFLEDLYQGRSLHHYSCGQTIPMTAQEVLIVSRGVVQLSTFYPTGDEALLGLAGPSMPFGLPLTVIHPYQAAALSDVDLMRVALAELEASSVLTQNVFGHLGRRLRQTEAFLALIGHRRVRDRLCHLLLLLTQEIGHPTAEGMRLNVRLTHQHLANAIGTTRVTVTRLLGQLKEEGWLSIDRSHHLIISETANF; encoded by the coding sequence ATGACTTACAGTCTGTTTCACTCCCCCTCTCCAGAAAGCGTCTCCCAATCTACTGATCCTCGTCAATTTCTAGAAGATCTTTACCAGGGACGCAGTCTCCATCACTACAGTTGTGGTCAAACTATTCCCATGACGGCGCAGGAAGTTCTGATTGTTAGCCGTGGCGTGGTTCAACTCAGTACCTTCTACCCAACCGGAGACGAGGCGCTGTTAGGTCTGGCAGGCCCTTCCATGCCTTTTGGGTTACCGCTGACAGTGATTCATCCCTACCAGGCAGCGGCCCTGTCTGATGTAGATTTGATGCGGGTTGCCCTGGCAGAATTAGAAGCCTCATCGGTGCTGACCCAAAATGTGTTCGGCCATTTAGGCCGCCGACTGCGACAGACAGAGGCATTTCTGGCGTTGATTGGGCATCGGCGGGTCCGAGATCGTCTCTGTCACCTGCTGCTCCTGCTGACCCAAGAAATTGGCCACCCCACAGCGGAAGGTATGCGGCTCAATGTCCGGCTGACCCACCAGCATCTGGCGAATGCGATCGGAACGACCCGCGTAACTGTGACTCGTTTGCTCGGTCAGCTTAAAGAAGAGGGCTGGCTCAGTATCGATCGGAGTCATCACTTAATTATTTCTGAAACTGCAAATTTCTAA